A portion of the Stigmatopora argus isolate UIUO_Sarg chromosome 15, RoL_Sarg_1.0, whole genome shotgun sequence genome contains these proteins:
- the exd1 gene encoding piRNA biogenesis protein EXD1, with product MMDDETQFVRIFQGKRVKLTLKTSSYVGVVQHINCTDKSIVLSNVARGNKVNEIIGRRLFYGHEILNVEFEGSVKNGIVTEYLDNQLKVKQFQAYRKTTYHADDEDDGYINFEVIDEFHEKFGPAIMTIKKQHVVAVGADGMEIFKHGRLCWLQIATKNKIYLFDILLLGARAFKNGLSMILENRHILKVIHDCRAIAGCLMKQFRVKLTNVFDTQVADTLCFHSETGGHLPNRVSTLQEVVSLHLKVPRSHLLSLKTKSQLTKEESEMWYTRPCPLPLMKVMALSVIHLQPLRMVLLDSLLTDYMALVDAYLSNSQYPRDDFESINLESMFELPAEFRQIEYIRSARWECAVKRYPVTDKGLLARFSPKMKPKLQAQSQRRTSRSAKELKCTEPTVELLPTEDKNPSITTQNVPPLEPVAKSLSDPVRELPLSAGGSEFTALLMGVMGRGRPFGKEQPVPSQGPHLDSDATGINLKMEDSNPWI from the exons ATGATGGACGACGAAACCCAATTCGTTCGGATATTCCAAGGCAAACGTGTTAAACTTACCCTCAAGACTTCGTCCTACGTCGGCGTTGTTCAACACATCAACTGCACTGACAAGTCAATCGTCCTCTCTAACG TTGCACGTGGCAATAAGGTCAACGAAATTATCGGACGCAGACTATTCTATGGCCATGAGATTCTGAATg TGGAGTTTGAAGGGAGCGTCAAAAATGG AATTGTCACAGAATACCTGGATAACCAATTGAAGGTGAAACAATTCCAGGCATACAGAAAAACTACTTACCATG CTGACGACGAAGATGATGGATACATCAATTTTGAAGTTATTGATGAGTTCCATGAGAAATTTGGACCAGCT ATAATGACAATTAAGAAACAGCATGTGGTTGCTGTTGGAGCTGATGGCATGGAGATATTCAAGCATGGTCGACTCTGTTGGCTTCAG ATCGCCACAAAAAACAAGATATATCTCTTTGACATTCTTTTACTTGGTGCGAGGGCCTTTAAAAATGGTCTGTCCATGATCCTTGAGAATAGGCACATACTGAAG GTCATTCATGACTGCAGAGCTATTGCTGGATGTCTCATGAAACAATTTCGAGTAAAGTTGACCAATGTCTTTGATACTCAG GTGGCAGATACCTTGTGTTTTCATTCTGAGACAGGAGGTCACCTCCCAAACAGAGTAAGCACTCTCCAAGAGGTGGTGAGTCTCCACCTTAAGGTGCCCAGGTCCCATCTTTTGAGTCTCAAGACCAAGAGTCAGCTCACCAAG GAGGAAAGTGAGATGTGGTACACGCGTCCATGTCCCTTACCCCTGATGAAGGTGATGGCGCTATCAGTGATCCACTTGCAACCTCTCCGAATGGTTCTGCTGGATTCTCTTCTGACTGACTACATGGCCTTAGTGGATGCCTACCTATCAAACAGCCAGTACCCAAGGGATGATTTTGAGAGTATCAATCTG GAAAGTATGTTTGAGTTACCTGCTGAGTTTAGGCAGATAGAGTACATACGCAGTGCGCGGTGGGAATGCGCCGTCAAACGTTACCCTGTCACAGATAAAGGCTTACTGGCTAGATTCAGTCCAAAAATGAAGCCCAAGCTCCAGGCCCAAAGCCAGCGACGGACCTCACGTTCGGCAAAGGAACTGAAATGCACAGAGCCAACTGTAGAATTACTACCGACAGAAGACAAGAACCCGTCAATCACAACTCAGAATGTGCCCCCCTTAGAACCAGTTGCAAAAAGCTTGTCAGACCCTGTCAGGGAACTGCCTTTAAGTGCTGGAGGCAGCGAGTTCACAGCACTTCTCATGGGAGTGATGGGTCGAGGAAGGCCTTTTGGTAAAGAACAACCAGTGCCTAGTCAAGGCCCACACCTTGATTCAGACGCTACGGGTATAAATCTCAAAATGGAAGACAGTAATCCTTGGATTTGA